The following coding sequences lie in one Paroedura picta isolate Pp20150507F chromosome 10, Ppicta_v3.0, whole genome shotgun sequence genomic window:
- the PTPRA gene encoding receptor-type tyrosine-protein phosphatase alpha has product MGPRFLLVLLSGFLTCLGANNITTVQPTVGPPSSTGTPKATMQPRTGKPTSLPSRNVTSPTVPPPPVAAGHTTPPATELPPTTTVGTSGTEATTTTVLLPSAGPTSLLPNITSSSPYGVATSTGGVPTEANATEVLTTLKAFGTSGEISKGTGDDSDGRRDETPIIAVMVALSSLLVIVFIIIVLYMLRFKKYKQAGNHSNSFHLSNGRTDDTEPQSMPLLARSPSTNRKYPPLPVDKLEEEINRRMADDNKLFREEFNALPACPIQATCEAASKEENKEKNRYVNILPYDHSRVHLTPLEGVPDSDYINASFINGYQEKNKFIAAQGPKEETVNDFWRMIWEQNTATIVMVTNLKERKECKCAQYWPDQGCWTYGNIRVSVEDVTVLVDYTVRKFCIQQVGDVTNKKPQRLVTQFHFTSWPDFGVPFTPIGMLKFLKKVKTCNPQYAGAIVVHCSAGVGRTGTFIVIDAMLDMMLTERKVDVYGFVSRIRAQRCQMVQTDMQYVFIYQALLEHYLYGDTELEVTSLEIHLQKIYNKIPGTSSNGLEEEFKKLTSIKIQNDKMRTGNLPANMKKNRVLQIIPYEFNRVIIPVKRGEENTDYVNASFIDGYRQKDSYIASQGPLQHTIEDFWRMIWEWKSCSIVMLTELEERGQEKCAQYWPSDGSVSYGDITVELKKEEECESYTVRDLLVSNTRENKSRQIRQFHFHGWPEVGIPSDGKGMINIIAAVQKQQQQSGNHPITVHCSAGAGRTGTFCALGTVLERVKAEGILDVFQTVKSLRLQRPHMVQTLEQYEFCYKVVQEYIDAFSDYANFK; this is encoded by the exons ATGGGTCCCCGCTTCCTTCTCGTCCTGCTCAGCGGCTTCCTAACATGCCTAGGAGCCAACAACATAACCACAG TGCAGCCCACGGTAGGCCCTCCCTCGTCGACGGGTACCCCGAAAGCCACAATGCAGCCACGGACTGGGAAACCCACCAGCCTGCCCAGCCGGAATGTGACTTCTCCAACAGTGCCTCCTCCTCCCGTGGCGGCCGGCCACACGACTCCCCCGGCCACCGAGCTCCCGCCCACCACGACCGTCGGCACGTCAGGAACGGAAGCGACGACCACAACGGTGCTGTTGCCCTCCGCTGGGCCTAcctcccttctgccaaacatcaCCTCTTCGAGTCCGTACGGGGTTGCCACGAGCACCGGAGGGGTGCCCACAGAGGCCAACGCCACAGAAGTGCTAACGACTTTGAAAGCCTTTGGCACCTCCG GTGAAATATCAAAGGGCACAG GTGATGATTCCGATGGAAGGCGAG ATGAGACGCCCATCATAGCCGTCATGGTGGCCTTGTCCTCTTTGCTAgtcattgtatttattattatcgTCCTGTACATGCTAAG GTTCAAGAAATACAAGCAGGCCGGGAATCATTCCAACTCCTTTCATTTGTCCAATGGCCGGACAGATGACACGG AGCCCCAGAGCATGCCTCTGCTCGCCAGGTCCCCGAGCACCAACCGGAAGTACCCGCCTCTCCCGGTCGACAAGCTGGAAGAAGAGATCAACAGGCGCATGGCAGACGACAACAAGCTCTTCCGCGAGGAGTTCAAC GCTCTTCCGGCGTGCCCCATCCAGGCCACCTGCGAAGCTGCCTCCAAAGAGGAGAACAAAGAGAAGAACAGATACGTGAATATTTTGCCTT ATGATCATTCCAGGGTTCACCTGACGCCTCTCGAAGGGGTTCCGGACTCCGACTACATCAACGCCTCATTCATTAAT GGGTACCAAGAGAAGAACAAGTTCATTGCAGCACAAG GACCAAAAGAAGAAACTGTGAACGACTTCTGGAGGATGATTTGGGAGCAAAACACAGCGACCATCGTCATGGTGACGAACCTGAAAGAGAGGAAAgag TGCAAATGCGCCCAGTACTGGCCAGATCAGGGCTGCTGGACCTACGGAAATATCCGCGTGTCCGTAGAAGACGTGACCGTCTTGGTCGACTACACGGTGCGGAAGTTCTGCATCCAACAG GTAGGCGACGTCACCAACAAGAAGCCCCAGCGTTTGGTGACGCAGTTCCACTTCACCAGCTGGCCTGATTTCGGAGTCCCCTTCACGCCCATCGGGATGCTGAAGTTCCTGAAGAAGGTGAAGACGTGCAACCCGCAGTACGCAGGGGCCATCGTCGTCCACTGCAG tgctggcGTTGGACGAACGGGGACTTTCATTGTCATCGACGCCATGCTGGACATGATGCTGACCGAGCGGAAGGTGGACGTTTACGGGTTCGTGAGCCGCATCCGAGCCCAGCGCTGCCAGATGGTGCAGACAGAT atGCAGTACGTCTTCATCTACCAAGCCCTCCTGGAGCATTACCTGTACGGAGACACCGAGCTGGAGGTGACCTCGCTGGAGATCCACCTCCAGAAGATTTATAACAAGATCCCAGGGACCAGCAGCAATGGACTGGAAGAAGAGTTTAAG AAGCTGACTTCCATCAAGATTCAGAACGACAAGATGAGGACGGGCAACCTGCCGGCCAACATGAAGAAGAACAGGGTGCTGCAGATCATTCCCT ACGAGTTCAACCGAGTGATCATTCCGGTGAAGAGGGGCGAGGAAAACACGGACTACGTCAACGCTTCTTTTATAGAC GGCTATCGGCAGAAGGACTCCTACATCGCCAGCCAAGGGCCCCTCCAGCACACGATAGAGGACTTCTGGCGGATGATCTGGGAGTGGAAGTCCTGCTCCATTGTTATGTTGACGGAGCTGGAAGAACGGGGTCAG GAGAAATGCGCCCAGTACTGGCCTTCTGATGGCTCCGTGTCTTACGGCGATATCACTGTGGagctgaagaaggaagaggagtgcGAGAGCTACACAGTGCGAGACCTGCTGGTGTCAAACACCAGG GAAAACAAGAGCCGGCAGATCCGGCAGTTCCACTTCCACGGCTGGCCGGAGGTCGGCATCCCCTCCGATGGGAAAGGCATGATCAACATCATCGCGGCcgtgcagaagcagcagcagcagtcaggAAACCACCCCATCACCGTGCACTGCAG TGCTGGGGCAGGACGAACAGGGACCTTCTGTGCGCTGGGCACTGTTTTGGAAAGAGTCAAGGCAGAGGGGATTCTGGATGTCTTTCAGACGGTGAAGAGCTTGAGGTTACAGAGGCCGCACATGGTCCAAACACTG